A region from the Leptolyngbyaceae cyanobacterium genome encodes:
- a CDS encoding CHAT domain-containing protein, with translation MPFTKTRAFLFSCLAVAFFLPWGVTAQPIAPAPDGTGTIVNPNGNRFDIRGGTKSGDGTNLFHSFTDFGLNSGEIANFIAQPNILNILARVSGGNVSYINGLIQVTGANANLYLMNPSGIVFGTNASLNVPAGFMATTANGIGFGNNWFNGLGTNNYAESIGKPSSFAFTMQQPASIINSGNLSVGIGRDLSLIGGTVINTGTLSAPSGNITVAAVPGESLVRLGQSGYLLSLEINAIANHPTQPNNWTLPIISLPQMLTGGTANHATGVIVNSDGSVQLTGSGIRLNQDGNTVIASGNLQTTGETGGQINILGGKVGIVNANINAAGNFGGGDVRIGGDYKGEGKIPNALQTFVSKDSVINADALLNGNGGRVIVWADKNNRFLGNITARGGIFSGDGGFVEVSGKEFLDFRGNVNTLAPNGTPGMLLLDPTDIIVQNEAGSFTDLTQVDQFSDPDNGANTINVALINNAATNVTLQATNRIVFNGSVNITNSGVGLTAEAGKQINVNNSITTNNGDINLRTQTGSIFVDAPISSGMGNISLYGNSNISSGVNIGISGSITTTSGSIALNGTTTVGDGIRSDGFISSGTGNISLIGNSSDGRGLFLSGNITSEGGNINLTGNSKGYDRGISAIGSINSGGGDINLIGTSINEKGIAVIQGINSGGGDIRIEGNSTNDANNGIFLYLQPINSNGGDITIIGNSGGVNLDASIASGGGKIAISGNSSNFDGVNVQKPIESSGGEITITGTSNNSNGIAIASTSSNSNGISIANSITANSGNITLTADRINLDPGGSPSLKGSGNLLLQPVTPELTLEIGGTSDAKTTFINANELAKLTPGFASITIGRDNSSGAINLLGDVTFNDPVTLRSPVNAGSINANGFTITGLDNASLNLVANQNIAIGNIKALGNNVNISGANVTVGDIDTGDSLTQPAGNVAITATTGNLTAGNITTNANDDFSGDYQFINAGKVNLSAPSGSIKAGDISAFAYVTGFYSGDGGAITVTANGDIQINNINALSGGGFGGEINLTSNNGSISTGNLQSLSYAGGGGRNVTLTASNGNITTGNIEAYGNFTSIGGEVTLNAATGKISIGDITSDNNNINLNGAVILDRNISVSNRNTSGNVNFNGLVDGNYDLKIIAGNGNVNFANTVGNTINLGNITVNSTGITKFSNSVNATSLTTDDGGKTQLNGNVNTSGSGGQNYGDSLILNGNITLTGNEISFSKTVSGTGDLTLQPFTSTQAIAIAGAEDLGAETLDLTFTDLNALADGFSSITIGRKNSSGAITAAGNVTFKDPVTLQSPEGVGSIDTSNYTLTGESNTTINLLANQDIITSDITNFGREIKITSTNGNINTSKGNINASNSLGNGGTIALSARGNVITKNVNANSIGASSQGNQGGKITITSTEGSIDTNKGILDSGSSVISDSISGKGGEIFLEAKGDIITSHLWSHSNNLGNSGNITIISQEGKIDTTAGDLRSGFTTKGNAGAIRLEAKSDIRTGTLSADTDGAGKGGDITLKSTEGGIDTSAGILDADSNSGDGGNIAFNANADITTGSMNSRANQGNSGIITITSSSGNINTSQGNLTTSSTNGNGGDVNIEAANKVTTGNINSSAGGNGKAGNITITSKTAEIQAKSGILDTTSNSGNAGEVTLSAPNKITAFGINSTGISGTGNINITSNQIQFTGAANSVRGKSEILLQPFTSSQNLDISVQDFAVLADGFTSITVGRIDGSGVIKFNNPLTFKDPVTIQSPNGSIAVNGALKGEDNASITFTGNSNLNADVTTANQNININGNTAIGNNITLSTGSTSGGNITVNGTIDGDRDLTLETGNGDIVVNGNIGSNAQLGNLNVKSVNNLETGAITAASIVQSAGSGTTNFKGAINTNSSSGINLTGNNFSLISPVNVSNQGNVTINNVGTLNIGAEADINIDGAFNQIGSGQVIAAGDITTANKDISFNSAVTINGNVNFSLGTATISFGSTLAIANNPLALTAGEIDFTGAVTGTNQLILQPANPNQNIFVASTDNNTDALDLTAAEINALQGNFSSITIGRTDSAGVINIAADVNFLSPVTIQSPANSGSIKAVGEISTKGTSIDLKATNIATGNIISNGGNINLFNNNGSIVTGNIDASSIDSNGGNVALTAVGKITSGNITTESNSLAGGNITVQSENGAIQTGHLTAKGNTQGGKISVITPIQINSGKINSSAIIGDGGNVILDPAGDIEIDYINAQGGTAGKGGIVDITTARFFRAKSSFTDRNGVISSISTAGETGGGAIAIRHGGGPNIAFNVAGDATTNGTVGNITTGIGSEQTVKAGSYFGPFNQGQTQVITEGAPPPVDNPPPVDNPPPVDNPPPVDNPPPVDNPPPVDNPPPVDNPPPVDNPPPVDNPPPVDNPPPVDNPPPVDNPPPVDNPPPVDNPPPVDNPPPVDNPPPVDNPPPVDNPPPVDNPPPVDNPPPVDNPPPVDNPPPVDNPPPVDNPPPVDNPPPSISLNDQTIIATDLEGINIFPGKIDYAGAIARSSLDTTGVLRDYIINSLQRGNLELAVTQIEQLRQQEYENYFEESLPLYSETSLSVEQIQNILRRVAHRPGKKPAILYVFARSQQLDLILVTPSGAPIYRSVPEADRNTLMKVVSEYRSQVTDPNKTHTTSYLSSSQQLYKWLIGPIESELQSQGIQTIAFSLDTGLRAIPLAALHDGNKFLVEKYGLGLIPSVNLVDNRYENITKFQVLAMGASQFTNLNALPAVPVEISTIAKTIWKGKSFLNETFTLSNLKSQRTKEPFGIIHLATHAEFRPGKPNNSYIQLWNSQLELGQLRQMGWNNPTVELLVLSACRTAVGDDNAELGFAGLAVSAGVKSALASLWYVSDQGTLALMAEFYQQLKDSPIKSQALQQAQIAMIEGKVRIENGKLIGLISEPQTINLPSELANLGNYQLSHPYYWAGFTMIGSPW, from the coding sequence ATGCCATTTACTAAAACTCGTGCTTTTTTATTTTCTTGTTTAGCAGTAGCATTTTTTCTTCCTTGGGGAGTTACTGCACAACCGATCGCACCAGCGCCCGACGGTACTGGCACGATCGTCAATCCAAACGGTAACCGTTTTGACATCAGGGGCGGTACTAAATCCGGAGATGGAACCAATTTATTTCACAGTTTTACCGACTTCGGCTTAAATTCGGGAGAAATTGCGAATTTTATCGCTCAACCTAATATTTTAAATATTCTGGCACGAGTAAGCGGCGGAAACGTTTCTTATATAAATGGTCTTATTCAAGTTACCGGCGCGAATGCCAACTTATATTTAATGAATCCATCTGGCATTGTATTTGGGACAAATGCCAGTTTAAACGTACCTGCTGGTTTCATGGCAACTACTGCTAATGGAATAGGCTTTGGTAATAATTGGTTTAATGGGTTAGGTACGAATAATTATGCTGAATCGATCGGAAAACCGAGTAGTTTTGCGTTTACAATGCAGCAACCTGCAAGTATTATCAATTCTGGAAATTTGTCAGTAGGAATCGGTCGCGATTTATCCTTAATTGGCGGTACGGTAATCAATACGGGAACATTATCAGCACCATCAGGCAATATCACCGTTGCAGCAGTACCGGGGGAAAGCTTGGTGCGGTTGGGTCAATCGGGATATTTACTAAGTTTAGAAATTAATGCGATCGCAAATCATCCAACTCAACCGAATAACTGGACATTACCCATAATTTCCTTACCTCAAATGTTAACGGGAGGAACTGCAAATCATGCCACAGGAGTGATAGTTAATTCAGATGGTAGCGTACAACTAACAGGTTCCGGTATTCGCTTAAACCAAGATGGCAATACGGTAATTGCTTCCGGTAACTTGCAAACTACGGGGGAAACTGGCGGTCAAATTAATATTTTGGGTGGCAAAGTTGGCATAGTTAATGCCAATATTAATGCTGCTGGCAATTTCGGTGGCGGCGACGTGCGAATTGGTGGCGATTATAAAGGTGAGGGTAAAATCCCAAATGCTTTGCAAACTTTTGTAAGTAAAGATTCGGTAATTAATGCCGATGCTTTACTCAATGGTAATGGTGGTAGAGTAATCGTTTGGGCAGATAAAAATAACCGATTTTTGGGTAATATTACGGCGCGTGGGGGAATTTTTTCTGGTGATGGTGGTTTTGTAGAAGTATCGGGAAAAGAGTTTTTGGATTTCCGGGGAAATGTGAATACTCTTGCACCAAACGGTACTCCAGGGATGCTTTTACTCGATCCCACAGATATCATCGTCCAAAATGAAGCGGGATCTTTTACTGATTTAACGCAAGTAGATCAATTTTCCGATCCTGATAACGGGGCAAATACAATTAATGTTGCTTTAATTAATAATGCTGCTACTAATGTTACTTTGCAAGCAACTAATCGAATTGTTTTTAACGGTTCGGTTAATATTACTAATTCTGGAGTGGGTCTGACTGCGGAAGCTGGCAAACAAATTAACGTAAATAATAGTATTACTACTAATAATGGCGATATCAATCTGCGGACTCAAACTGGTAGTATTTTTGTAGATGCACCGATATCTTCTGGAATGGGAAATATTTCTCTGTATGGAAATAGCAACATTTCTTCAGGGGTTAATATTGGGATTTCGGGTTCGATTACCACGACTAGCGGTAGCATCGCGCTAAACGGAACTACCACGGTGGGAGATGGTATCCGCAGTGATGGTTTTATATCTTCGGGAACTGGCAATATTAGCTTAATTGGTAATTCAAGTGATGGGAGAGGTTTATTTTTATCGGGAAATATTACTTCCGAAGGTGGCAATATTAATCTAACAGGTAATAGTAAGGGTTACGATCGCGGTATTTCAGCTATTGGTTCGATTAATTCCGGCGGCGGTGATATTAATTTAATTGGGACTAGCATTAATGAAAAAGGTATTGCTGTTATCCAAGGTATTAATTCTGGTGGCGGTGATATTCGGATTGAGGGAAATAGTACTAACGATGCTAATAATGGCATCTTTTTATATTTGCAACCGATTAACTCTAATGGTGGAGATATTACGATAATTGGTAATTCTGGTGGGGTTAATCTTGATGCTTCGATCGCATCTGGAGGTGGCAAAATCGCGATTTCTGGAAACAGCAGTAATTTTGATGGTGTAAACGTTCAAAAACCGATCGAATCGAGTGGCGGCGAGATTACCATTACTGGTACTAGTAATAATAGTAACGGAATTGCGATCGCTAGTACTAGTAGTAATAGTAACGGAATTTCGATCGCAAATTCCATTACTGCCAATAGTGGAAATATTACCCTCACTGCCGATCGCATTAATCTTGACCCTGGTGGTTCTCCTTCCCTCAAGGGTAGCGGTAATCTATTATTGCAACCTGTTACTCCCGAACTAACTTTAGAAATTGGCGGAACTAGCGATGCCAAGACAACTTTTATTAATGCCAACGAACTGGCAAAATTAACACCTGGTTTTGCTTCGATTACCATCGGTAGAGACAATAGTAGCGGTGCCATTAACTTATTGGGAGATGTAACTTTTAATGACCCGGTTACTTTGCGATCGCCTGTTAATGCTGGTTCTATTAATGCTAACGGTTTTACGATTACCGGATTAGATAATGCTTCCCTTAACTTAGTCGCCAATCAAAATATAGCTATTGGTAACATCAAAGCATTGGGAAATAATGTCAATATTTCCGGCGCAAATGTCACGGTTGGCGATATCGATACGGGAGATTCCCTTACTCAACCAGCGGGAAATGTAGCAATCACAGCTACTACTGGTAATCTCACTGCTGGTAATATTACTACCAACGCTAATGATGATTTTTCCGGCGATTATCAATTTATTAATGCTGGCAAAGTTAATTTATCCGCTCCTTCTGGCAGTATAAAAGCAGGAGATATTAGTGCTTTTGCTTACGTGACGGGTTTTTATAGCGGAGATGGCGGTGCAATTACCGTCACCGCCAATGGAGATATTCAAATTAATAATATTAATGCTCTTAGCGGTGGTGGATTTGGCGGAGAAATTAACCTTACCAGTAACAATGGTTCGATTAGTACTGGTAACTTGCAATCTCTTTCTTATGCTGGTGGTGGCGGTAGAAACGTTACTCTGACAGCAAGTAATGGCAACATCACCACGGGAAATATTGAAGCTTATGGGAATTTTACCAGTATAGGTGGAGAAGTTACTCTTAATGCTGCTACTGGCAAAATTTCGATCGGTGATATTACATCTGATAATAATAATATCAATTTAAATGGAGCGGTTATTCTCGATCGCAATATTTCTGTTAGCAACCGCAACACCTCTGGCAACGTTAATTTTAATGGTTTAGTTGATGGTAATTACGACCTGAAAATTATCGCGGGTAACGGTAATGTCAACTTTGCAAATACAGTAGGTAACACCATTAACTTAGGAAATATCACGGTTAATTCTACGGGGATAACTAAATTTAGTAATTCGGTTAATGCGACTAGTTTAACTACTGACGATGGAGGAAAGACGCAACTCAACGGTAACGTTAATACTAGTGGAAGCGGCGGACAAAATTATGGCGATTCTCTGATATTAAATGGCAATATTACTCTCACTGGTAATGAAATCAGCTTTAGTAAAACAGTTTCCGGTACAGGCGATCTCACTTTGCAACCTTTTACTTCTACACAAGCGATCGCAATTGCTGGTGCAGAAGATCTTGGTGCGGAAACGTTAGATTTAACCTTTACGGATTTGAACGCTTTAGCAGATGGTTTTAGCAGCATTACCATTGGCAGAAAAAATAGCAGTGGTGCAATTACTGCTGCTGGTAACGTTACTTTTAAAGACCCAGTAACGCTACAATCTCCTGAAGGTGTTGGTTCGATCGATACTAGTAATTATACGCTAACAGGAGAAAGCAACACTACTATTAATTTGCTAGCAAATCAGGATATCATCACCAGCGATATTACCAATTTCGGTCGAGAAATTAAGATAACTAGTACGAATGGAAATATCAATACTAGTAAGGGAAATATTAATGCTAGCAATTCTTTAGGTAATGGTGGAACGATCGCCTTAAGTGCTAGGGGTAACGTTATTACAAAAAATGTCAATGCAAACTCTATTGGCGCGAGCAGTCAAGGTAATCAAGGTGGTAAGATTACCATTACTAGTACTGAAGGCTCGATCGATACTAACAAAGGCATTTTAGATTCCGGTTCTTCCGTCATTTCTGATTCTATTAGCGGGAAGGGAGGAGAAATTTTTCTAGAAGCAAAAGGCGATATTATTACCAGTCATCTATGGTCTCATAGCAACAATCTTGGTAATAGCGGTAACATCACTATTATCAGTCAAGAAGGTAAAATTGATACGACAGCAGGAGATTTGCGATCGGGTTTTACTACTAAAGGAAATGCAGGCGCAATTCGCTTAGAAGCAAAAAGCGATATCCGCACCGGAACTTTATCTGCTGATACCGATGGCGCTGGTAAAGGAGGAGATATTACCCTCAAAAGTACAGAGGGAGGAATTGACACATCGGCTGGGATTTTAGACGCTGATTCTAATAGCGGAGATGGCGGAAATATCGCTTTTAATGCTAATGCCGATATTACCACGGGTAGCATGAATTCTCGTGCTAATCAAGGAAATAGCGGCATCATTACTATTACTAGTAGTAGCGGTAATATTAATACCAGTCAAGGCAACTTAACAACAAGTTCGACTAATGGTAATGGTGGCGATGTAAATATCGAAGCTGCCAACAAAGTTACTACTGGCAATATTAATTCTTCAGCGGGTGGCAATGGTAAAGCAGGCAATATAACCATTACCAGTAAAACGGCAGAAATTCAGGCAAAATCGGGTATTTTAGATACTACTTCTAATAGTGGAAATGCCGGAGAAGTTACTCTTTCTGCTCCCAATAAAATTACTGCTTTTGGCATTAACTCCACTGGCATAAGCGGTACTGGAAATATTAACATAACCAGCAATCAAATTCAATTTACTGGTGCTGCTAATTCAGTCCGAGGTAAAAGCGAAATTTTACTTCAACCTTTTACAAGTAGCCAAAACTTAGATATTAGTGTTCAAGATTTTGCAGTATTAGCAGATGGATTTACTTCGATTACTGTTGGTAGAATTGATGGCAGCGGCGTAATTAAATTTAATAATCCCCTGACTTTCAAAGATCCGGTCACAATTCAATCTCCTAATGGCTCAATTGCAGTTAATGGTGCTTTGAAAGGAGAAGACAACGCATCAATTACTTTCACGGGAAACAGTAATCTCAATGCAGATGTCACTACTGCTAATCAAAATATTAATATCAACGGTAACACCGCGATCGGGAATAATATTACTCTTAGCACTGGTAGCACTTCTGGTGGTAATATTACCGTTAACGGTACAATTGATGGCGATCGAGACTTAACTTTAGAAACAGGTAACGGCGATATTGTTGTCAATGGCAATATTGGTAGCAATGCTCAGCTAGGTAATTTGAATGTTAAAAGCGTCAATAACCTAGAAACTGGTGCAATTACTGCTGCAAGCATCGTTCAATCAGCAGGTAGTGGAACTACTAATTTTAAAGGAGCAATTAATACCAATAGCAGCAGCGGAATTAATTTAACAGGAAATAACTTTTCTTTGATTAGTCCGGTGAATGTTAGCAATCAAGGTAATGTCACCATTAACAACGTTGGCACTCTGAATATTGGTGCGGAAGCCGATATTAATATAGATGGTGCATTCAATCAAATTGGCAGCGGACAAGTTATCGCTGCTGGAGATATTACCACTGCAAATAAAGATATCAGTTTTAATAGTGCGGTTACTATTAACGGTAATGTTAATTTTAGTTTGGGAACGGCGACAATTAGCTTTGGTTCTACTTTAGCGATCGCAAATAACCCCCTCGCTTTAACGGCAGGTGAAATAGATTTTACGGGAGCGGTTACTGGGACGAATCAACTAATATTGCAACCTGCCAATCCAAATCAAAATATTTTTGTTGCTTCGACCGATAACAATACAGATGCTTTAGATTTAACTGCTGCTGAAATTAATGCTTTACAAGGTAATTTTAGCTCGATTACGATTGGCAGAACTGATTCGGCAGGTGTTATTAATATTGCTGCTGATGTTAATTTCTTATCACCCGTTACTATTCAGTCTCCAGCCAATTCTGGTTCTATTAAGGCTGTGGGAGAAATTAGCACTAAAGGCACTTCAATAGATTTAAAAGCAACTAATATCGCTACTGGCAATATAATATCGAATGGTGGAAATATTAATCTTTTTAACAATAACGGTAGTATCGTTACCGGAAATATTGATGCCAGTTCTATCGACTCTAATGGGGGAAATGTTGCTTTAACTGCTGTTGGTAAAATTACTAGCGGTAATATTACTACCGAATCTAATAGTTTGGCTGGTGGAAATATTACGGTTCAAAGTGAAAATGGTGCAATCCAAACAGGTCACTTAACGGCAAAAGGAAATACCCAAGGCGGAAAAATTTCCGTGATAACGCCGATTCAGATTAATAGTGGGAAAATTAACTCTAGTGCCATCATCGGGGATGGAGGCAATGTTATTCTCGATCCCGCAGGTGATATCGAAATTGATTACATTAATGCACAAGGAGGAACGGCGGGTAAAGGGGGAATTGTTGATATTACAACTGCCAGATTTTTCCGTGCCAAAAGTAGTTTTACAGACCGCAACGGTGTAATTTCAAGTATTTCTACAGCGGGAGAAACAGGGGGAGGCGCGATCGCAATTCGACATGGCGGTGGGCCAAATATCGCTTTCAACGTGGCCGGTGACGCCACAACTAACGGTACGGTTGGCAATATTACCACTGGAATTGGGTCAGAACAAACGGTAAAAGCAGGGTCTTATTTTGGCCCATTTAATCAGGGTCAAACACAAGTGATCACTGAAGGCGCACCACCACCCGTAGACAATCCACCACCAGTAGACAATCCACCACCCGTGGACAATCCACCACCAGTAGACAATCCACCACCAGTAGACAATCCACCACCAGTAGACAATCCGCCACCAGTCGATAATCCGCCACCAGTAGACAATCCACCACCAGTAGACAATCCGCCACCAGTCGATAATCCGCCACCTGTTGATAATCCGCCACCCGTGGACAATCCGCCACCCGTGGACAATCCGCCACCAGTCGATAATCCACCACCAGTAGACAATCCACCACCCGTGGACAATCCACCGCCAGTCGATAATCCACCACCAGTAGACAATCCACCACCAGTAGACAATCCACCACCAGTAGACAATCCGCCACCAGTCGATAATCCGCCACCAGTCGATAATCCGCCACCAGTCGATAATCCACCACCCGTGGACAATCCACCACCAGTCGATAATCCACCACCGTCCATATCATTAAATGACCAAACGATAATTGCTACAGACTTGGAGGGTATTAATATTTTCCCCGGAAAGATAGATTATGCAGGTGCGATCGCGAGAAGTTCTCTTGATACAACTGGTGTATTGCGAGATTACATTATCAATTCCCTGCAAAGAGGTAACTTAGAGCTTGCGGTAACTCAAATCGAACAGTTGAGACAGCAGGAATATGAAAATTACTTTGAGGAAAGTTTGCCTTTATACAGTGAAACGTCCTTGTCCGTCGAACAAATTCAAAATATCCTCAGACGAGTAGCCCACCGTCCCGGCAAAAAACCAGCGATTCTTTATGTATTTGCGCGATCGCAACAATTAGACTTAATATTGGTCACTCCCTCTGGCGCTCCCATTTACCGTAGCGTACCGGAAGCCGATCGCAATACCTTAATGAAAGTAGTATCGGAATATCGATCGCAAGTCACCGATCCCAACAAAACACACACCACCAGTTATCTTTCATCATCTCAACAACTATATAAATGGTTGATTGGGCCGATCGAATCTGAATTGCAATCTCAAGGAATTCAAACAATCGCTTTTTCCTTAGATACAGGATTAAGAGCAATCCCGTTAGCCGCTCTCCACGATGGCAACAAGTTTTTAGTAGAAAAATACGGACTCGGTTTAATTCCCAGCGTTAACTTAGTTGATAATCGTTACGAAAACATTACAAAATTTCAAGTCCTCGCAATGGGAGCTTCTCAATTTACTAATTTAAACGCCTTACCTGCCGTACCAGTAGAGATATCTACCATTGCCAAAACAATCTGGAAAGGTAAATCATTTTTAAACGAAACATTTACTTTATCCAACCTCAAATCTCAACGAACAAAAGAACCATTTGGCATTATTCACTTAGCAACTCATGCCGAATTTCGCCCCGGAAAACCCAACAACTCATACATCCAACTTTGGAATTCCCAATTAGAATTAGGGCAATTAAGACAGATGGGCTGGAATAACCCAACTGTAGAACTATTAGTATTAAGCGCTTGTCGAACTGCCGTCGGAGATGACAACGCCGAATTAGGTTTTGCAGGTTTAGCAGTCTCAGCAGGCGTAAAATCTGCCTTAGCTAGTTTGTGGTATGTATCCGATCAAGGTACCTTAGCATTAATGGCAGAATTTTATCAACAATTGAAAGATTCACCCATCAAATCACAAGCATTACAACAAGCACAAATTGCCATGATCGAAGGAAAAGTTCGCATCGAAAACGGTAAATTAATCGGCCTAATTTCTGAGCCACAAACTATTAATTTACCATCAGAATTAGCTAATTTAGGAAATTACCAACTTTCTCATCCTTATTATTGGGCAGGTTTTACTATGATTGGCAGCCCTTGGTAA
- a CDS encoding Uma2 family endonuclease, which yields MIQSLPLTQLLTFDEFIAWYPENSEKHYELRYGEIVEMPKPTGKHSKVAGFAIAELNFEIRRLNLPYFIPKECVIKSARNESGYEPDVIVLDEKTIGEDPRWEKESIITKGSSARLVIEVVSTNWSDDYALKLEEYEVLGIPEYWIVDYLGLGGRRFIGNPKQPTVSVYQLIEEEYVVKQFRENSRIESGTFPELNLTASQLFQAAR from the coding sequence ATGATTCAATCCCTACCCCTGACCCAATTACTCACCTTTGACGAATTCATCGCTTGGTATCCAGAAAATTCAGAAAAGCACTACGAACTTCGCTATGGAGAAATTGTTGAAATGCCAAAGCCAACTGGAAAACATTCTAAAGTAGCTGGTTTTGCGATCGCTGAACTTAACTTTGAAATCAGACGCCTTAATCTACCCTATTTCATTCCCAAAGAATGCGTTATCAAATCTGCCCGTAACGAGTCTGGCTACGAACCAGATGTGATTGTTCTGGATGAAAAAACCATTGGAGAAGATCCGCGATGGGAAAAGGAATCTATTATTACTAAAGGAAGTTCTGCACGTTTAGTTATCGAAGTTGTTTCAACTAATTGGAGTGATGATTATGCTTTAAAATTAGAAGAATATGAAGTATTAGGCATACCTGAATATTGGATAGTAGATTATTTAGGATTGGGTGGTAGGCGTTTTATCGGTAATCCAAAACAACCAACTGTCAGTGTTTATCAACTGATTGAAGAGGAATATGTTGTGAAACAATTTCGGGAAAATTCGCGGATTGAATCTGGCACATTTCCCGAATTAAATTTGACAGCATCCCAGCTTTTTCAAGCAGCCAGATGA
- a CDS encoding pentapeptide repeat-containing protein, protein MDAEELLAKYEEEERNFQKVKLVGVELKGADLTEIDLSYADLTGADLSEANLTKAKLSNTNLSRASLEGANLSGVEINSTNLSLADLRGANLSGANLSSSNLINANLDQANLTGANLSYANLTRAALSEAKITGANLQNTNLTGADLNGADLSRSNLSGANFQDVTIQGAKLKAVNLNQFNLSGLKLDNVDLSGADLTNANLKKASLQGANLERSSLQGANLIKANLKKANLKRADLTDARTYGANIKDIDLAGAIMPDGEIFTPEDSKK, encoded by the coding sequence ATGGACGCTGAAGAACTTTTAGCAAAATACGAAGAAGAAGAAAGAAATTTTCAGAAGGTAAAGCTAGTTGGGGTAGAATTAAAAGGAGCAGACCTGACCGAAATAGACTTATCCTATGCTGATTTGACAGGGGCAGATTTAAGCGAAGCAAACCTGACTAAGGCAAAACTTAGTAATACAAATCTAAGCAGAGCGTCGCTGGAAGGAGCTAACCTAAGTGGAGTAGAAATTAATTCAACAAACCTAAGTTTGGCAGATCTTAGAGGTGCAAACTTGAGTGGGGCAAATCTAAGTAGCAGCAATTTAATTAATGCTAACTTAGATCAAGCAAATCTGACTGGGGCAAATTTATCTTATGCGAACTTAACTCGCGCTGCCTTAAGCGAAGCCAAAATAACTGGTGCTAACCTACAGAATACTAATTTAACTGGAGCAGACTTGAATGGAGCGGATTTAAGTCGCTCTAATCTTAGTGGCGCTAATTTTCAAGATGTTACCATACAAGGAGCTAAATTAAAGGCAGTTAACTTAAATCAATTTAATTTATCAGGGCTGAAACTTGATAATGTAGATTTAAGTGGAGCAGATCTAACAAATGCCAATCTTAAAAAAGCGAGTCTGCAAGGGGCTAACCTTGAAAGGTCTAGTTTGCAAGGCGCAAATTTAATTAAAGCTAATTTGAAAAAAGCTAATCTTAAAAGAGCAGACTTGACTGACGCACGAACATACGGTGCAAATATCAAAGATATAGACCTTGCTGGTGCAATAATGCCTGATGGAGAAATTTTTACCCCTGAAGATTCTAAAAAATAG
- a CDS encoding replication restart DNA helicase PriA, with amino-acid sequence MLTIQKIRCPNCGSHAERHHLYQHQMTKTQCPSCDYLMITCSQTGKVIEAYAPGISLER; translated from the coding sequence ATGCTAACAATACAAAAAATCCGGTGTCCAAACTGCGGTAGTCATGCCGAACGCCATCATCTTTATCAGCATCAGATGACAAAAACTCAATGTCCTAGTTGTGATTATTTGATGATCACCTGTTCTCAAACTGGTAAAGTGATAGAGGCTTACGCGCCCGGTATCTCTTTAGAAAGATAA